One segment of Clostridium ljungdahlii DSM 13528 DNA contains the following:
- a CDS encoding aminotransferase class III-fold pyridoxal phosphate-dependent enzyme, producing MEVLEDTELDLDVDQIREYDKKYNLHSWSAQKNLKPLVITKAEGIYFWDSDGKKYFDMSSQLVNVNVGHGNKKIIEAIKRQAEKMPFMGPSYAVDVRAKLAARVIEKAPDNMAKVFFTLGGSDSNENAIKIAKMVTGRFKIFSRYRSYHGASFGAANLSGEPRRYTCEPGIPGFVKFFDPYIYREKIRFESEKEASKFYLSKLREQLIYEGTDKVAAIVVESVTGSNGVIIPPEGYLQGIRKLCDEFGIVMVCDEVMAGWGRTGEWFACNNWDVKPDIITFAKGITCGYVPLGGVIVSEKIAKFFDDNVLMCGLTYNAHPLACAAGCATLDVYDEENLIENSKKMGVILGQKLEEIKKKHSSVGDVRYIGLFSAVELVKDRETREALVPYGKDPDGIMSKIVGMLKEEGFSTYSHESCLMIAPPLIINKKEMEEAMNIFDRVMYSIDEFVKTLKK from the coding sequence ATGGAAGTTTTAGAAGATACTGAGTTAGATTTAGATGTTGATCAAATTAGAGAGTATGATAAAAAGTACAACTTGCATTCCTGGAGTGCACAGAAAAATCTAAAACCACTTGTAATTACAAAGGCTGAAGGAATTTATTTTTGGGACAGTGATGGGAAAAAGTATTTTGATATGTCCTCTCAATTAGTTAATGTAAATGTAGGACATGGAAATAAAAAGATAATAGAGGCTATAAAAAGGCAGGCAGAAAAAATGCCATTTATGGGACCTTCCTATGCTGTAGATGTAAGGGCAAAATTGGCTGCTAGGGTAATAGAAAAGGCACCAGATAATATGGCTAAAGTATTCTTTACATTAGGTGGATCAGACTCCAATGAAAATGCTATAAAAATAGCTAAGATGGTTACTGGAAGATTTAAGATATTTTCGAGATATCGTTCTTACCATGGAGCAAGTTTTGGAGCTGCAAATTTAAGCGGAGAGCCAAGAAGATATACTTGTGAACCTGGAATACCTGGATTTGTAAAGTTCTTTGATCCTTATATTTACAGAGAAAAAATAAGATTTGAAAGTGAAAAAGAAGCTTCAAAATTTTATTTAAGCAAACTTAGAGAGCAGCTTATATACGAGGGTACGGATAAAGTAGCAGCTATTGTTGTTGAAAGTGTAACTGGCAGCAATGGTGTAATCATACCACCTGAAGGTTATCTCCAAGGAATAAGGAAGCTATGTGATGAATTTGGAATAGTTATGGTTTGTGATGAAGTTATGGCTGGATGGGGAAGAACTGGAGAATGGTTTGCCTGCAATAACTGGGATGTAAAACCAGATATTATCACATTTGCAAAAGGAATTACTTGTGGATATGTACCTCTTGGAGGAGTAATTGTAAGTGAGAAAATAGCAAAGTTTTTTGATGATAATGTACTTATGTGTGGGCTAACATACAATGCACATCCACTAGCTTGTGCTGCAGGCTGCGCAACATTAGATGTATATGATGAAGAAAATCTAATAGAAAATTCTAAGAAGATGGGGGTCATTTTAGGACAAAAATTAGAGGAAATAAAGAAAAAGCATTCGAGTGTAGGAGACGTCAGATATATAGGATTGTTTTCAGCAGTAGAACTAGTAAAAGATAGAGAAACTAGAGAAGCTCTAGTGCCTTATGGAAAAGATCCAGATGGAATAATGTCAAAGATAGTTGGAATGTTAAAAGAGGAAGGATTTTCAACTTATTCTCATGAGAGCTGCTTAATGATAGCACCTCCACTTATTATAAATAAAAAAGAGATGGAAGAAGCTATGAATATTTTTGATAGGGTTATGTATTCTATAGATGAATTTGTAAAAACATTAAAAAAATAA
- a CDS encoding NCS1 family nucleobase:cation symporter-1, with product MEQPVEKEIYELDQSDTTVTESKLYNGDNAPVPVKERTWNTYNFTALWIGMAHCIPTYMLAGSLISLGMNWKQALFTITLGNLIVLVPILLNAHPGTKYGINFPVFSRLSFGVFGANIPAILRAVVACGWFGINTYIGGSALNVLFSAVIPGWKTLGGSFQIAGLSLPSGITFMIFWGLEMFVIFKGMEQLKRFENWAAPLVMVLAFVLMAWAIKSAHGFGPLLSSPGKLHTMSDFMKVFPASLTSMVGFWATLSLNIPDFTRYAKGQKEQLIGQSLGLPITMTVFSAMGIIITSATAVIFGKSMWSPVDIISKFSNPFAMLVGFFGIVVASLSVNIAANIVSPANDFSNVAPKHISFKMGGLITGIIGILIMPWKLLADPSGYVYTWLDTYSGILGPVAAIIICDYWLIKKTKVNLKDLYLKEGLYTYKKGFNPKAIIALVLGIFAALIGKIVPSLSGIVNYAWFVGFGVSFVVYYLLSAGSKDSGKINSQPEEFEE from the coding sequence ATGGAACAGCCAGTAGAAAAAGAAATATATGAATTAGATCAATCCGATACAACTGTTACAGAAAGTAAACTGTACAATGGCGATAACGCACCAGTTCCGGTTAAGGAAAGGACCTGGAATACCTATAATTTCACTGCTCTCTGGATTGGAATGGCTCACTGTATACCTACCTATATGCTAGCGGGAAGCTTGATATCACTGGGAATGAACTGGAAACAAGCATTATTTACAATTACTCTTGGAAACCTAATAGTTTTAGTACCAATTTTATTGAACGCCCATCCTGGAACTAAATATGGAATTAACTTTCCGGTATTTTCAAGGCTATCCTTTGGAGTATTTGGTGCAAATATACCTGCAATTTTAAGGGCAGTTGTTGCCTGCGGGTGGTTTGGAATAAATACCTATATAGGCGGAAGTGCATTAAATGTATTGTTTTCAGCTGTAATTCCAGGATGGAAAACTCTTGGGGGAAGTTTTCAAATAGCAGGACTTAGTTTGCCGTCTGGTATAACATTTATGATATTCTGGGGCCTTGAGATGTTTGTTATATTTAAAGGCATGGAGCAGCTGAAAAGATTTGAAAACTGGGCAGCTCCACTAGTTATGGTTTTAGCTTTTGTTTTGATGGCTTGGGCAATTAAATCTGCTCACGGCTTTGGACCACTTTTAAGTTCACCAGGCAAATTGCATACCATGAGTGATTTTATGAAAGTATTTCCTGCTTCACTTACCAGCATGGTAGGATTTTGGGCAACACTGTCTTTAAATATACCAGATTTTACAAGATATGCAAAGGGTCAGAAAGAGCAGTTAATAGGACAATCTTTAGGACTTCCTATAACTATGACAGTATTTTCTGCTATGGGTATAATAATAACTTCTGCTACTGCAGTAATATTTGGAAAAAGCATGTGGAGTCCGGTAGATATAATATCGAAATTTTCAAATCCTTTTGCAATGTTAGTAGGTTTCTTTGGTATAGTAGTTGCTTCTCTTTCTGTTAATATTGCCGCAAACATTGTTTCACCAGCAAATGATTTTTCAAATGTAGCACCGAAACATATAAGTTTTAAAATGGGAGGGCTTATTACAGGTATTATAGGAATACTCATAATGCCATGGAAGCTTTTAGCAGATCCTAGTGGATATGTGTATACATGGCTTGACACTTATTCTGGAATACTTGGACCTGTAGCTGCAATAATCATATGTGATTATTGGCTTATAAAAAAGACCAAGGTAAATCTTAAAGATCTGTATCTTAAAGAAGGATTGTATACCTATAAGAAAGGGTTTAATCCAAAGGCAATTATTGCACTTGTTTTAGGAATTTTTGCAGCTCTTATAGGTAAAATAGTCCCTAGCTTAAGTGGAATAGTAAATTATGCTTGGTTTGTAGGTTTTGGAGTTTCATTTGTTGTTTATTATTTATTAAGTGCAGGATCTAAAGATTCAGGCAAAATTAATAGTCAGCCTGAAGAATTTGAAGAATAA
- a CDS encoding Zn-dependent hydrolase produces the protein MKKISCDKERMENKIATFSKFGATGHGGITRLSLSEAALQARAEFTKRMKSLGAYIVTDDMGNMYATFKGLEDLPHIAMGSHCDSVVQGGNYDGILGVMTAMEAAETIVRENIPHRHPITVMIWTNEEGARFDPAMMSSGVVTGKFDKEKMLASKDPEGVTFGEALDASGYKGDEKNRINPKDYMALLELHIEQGPVLEAAKKDIGVVEGVVGMVNYEFEFIGQAGHAGTVPQKLRKDALLAASEAILYLHKELDKLDGKLVYTTGRINCSPNVHTIIPDDVKFTLDARHQDPKVVQQVVDIIKNIPSELAGCKVSYEELWARKTVSFNKELVNLVEKNANLYGYSNMRMYSGPGHDSQFAADMLPVTMIFVPSIGGHSHCEIEKTPLDNCVKGANVLLQTILDIDKM, from the coding sequence ATGAAAAAAATTAGCTGTGATAAAGAAAGAATGGAAAATAAAATTGCTACTTTTAGTAAATTTGGTGCTACAGGACACGGTGGAATAACAAGGTTATCCCTATCAGAAGCAGCCCTTCAAGCAAGAGCAGAATTTACAAAGAGAATGAAATCACTAGGTGCATATATTGTAACAGATGATATGGGAAATATGTATGCTACTTTCAAAGGATTGGAGGACTTGCCTCATATTGCAATGGGGTCTCATTGTGATTCAGTAGTACAAGGAGGAAATTATGATGGAATTTTAGGAGTAATGACTGCAATGGAAGCAGCTGAAACTATAGTTAGGGAAAACATTCCTCACCGCCATCCAATTACAGTTATGATATGGACTAACGAAGAAGGAGCACGTTTTGATCCTGCTATGATGTCATCTGGTGTTGTTACTGGTAAATTTGATAAAGAAAAGATGCTGGCATCAAAGGACCCGGAAGGCGTAACTTTTGGTGAAGCTCTGGATGCAAGTGGATATAAGGGTGATGAAAAAAATAGAATAAATCCTAAAGATTATATGGCTCTTTTAGAACTGCATATTGAACAGGGACCAGTACTTGAAGCCGCCAAAAAGGATATTGGAGTTGTAGAGGGCGTTGTTGGAATGGTTAACTATGAATTCGAATTTATAGGTCAAGCTGGGCATGCAGGAACTGTTCCACAGAAATTAAGAAAAGATGCTCTTTTGGCAGCATCTGAAGCCATTTTATATCTTCACAAGGAACTAGATAAACTTGATGGCAAGTTAGTCTATACTACTGGAAGAATTAACTGCTCACCAAATGTTCATACAATTATACCAGATGACGTTAAATTTACTTTGGATGCAAGACATCAAGATCCAAAAGTAGTACAGCAGGTAGTTGATATAATTAAGAACATTCCATCTGAACTCGCAGGCTGTAAAGTTAGCTATGAGGAATTGTGGGCACGTAAAACTGTCAGCTTCAATAAAGAATTAGTAAATCTGGTTGAAAAAAATGCAAATCTTTATGGATATTCCAATATGAGAATGTACAGTGGTCCTGGACATGATTCTCAATTTGCAGCTGATATGCTTCCTGTAACTATGATATTTGTTCCAAGTATTGGAGGACACAGCCACTGTGAAATAGAAAAAACTCCTCTTGATAATTGTGTAAAAGGTGCCAATGTACTGCTTCAAACTATACTAGACATCGATAAGATGTAA
- a CDS encoding iron-containing alcohol dehydrogenase, giving the protein MDYSVFQCPKKIIYGKDTVNFIGSEAAVFGNKAMIVTGKHSSKKTGALDKVYYSLKDQGIDPVIFNKVESDPSVITVREGVKAGKKEKVDFIVALGGGSAMDAAKAISMAIGNGGDILDYEKVQPKTYGIPIIAVPTTAGTGSEVSKFSIITDTERKIKMLISSNFIIPEVAILDPLLTMMMPPQVTAATGMDAFTHAIEAYISKAAQPMSDTFAIKAIKIISSNISRSVLKGDIEAREKMLLGQMYAGLAFSNASTALVHSMSRPLGAYYKVPHGMANAILLTEVMKFNRASCAERFKVIAEAMGENVEGKSVREASLIAVDTIKSIFLETGLPVSLKEVGVDKDNFRKMAEDAMESKTTALNPRKPTVEQLVEIYEKIY; this is encoded by the coding sequence ATGGATTATTCAGTTTTTCAATGTCCCAAGAAAATAATATATGGGAAAGATACCGTAAATTTCATTGGAAGTGAAGCAGCGGTGTTTGGAAATAAGGCAATGATAGTTACAGGAAAACATTCGTCAAAAAAGACAGGTGCATTAGATAAAGTTTACTATAGTTTAAAAGATCAGGGAATAGATCCTGTTATATTTAATAAAGTAGAATCAGATCCTAGTGTAATTACTGTAAGGGAAGGAGTGAAAGCAGGAAAAAAAGAAAAAGTAGATTTTATAGTTGCCTTAGGTGGAGGAAGCGCTATGGATGCAGCCAAAGCCATAAGTATGGCTATAGGAAATGGAGGGGATATTTTAGATTATGAAAAAGTTCAGCCTAAAACTTACGGAATACCTATTATAGCAGTTCCTACTACAGCAGGAACTGGAAGTGAAGTTAGTAAGTTTTCTATAATAACGGATACTGAAAGAAAGATAAAGATGCTTATTTCAAGTAACTTTATAATACCTGAAGTAGCAATTTTAGACCCACTTTTGACTATGATGATGCCGCCTCAGGTTACGGCAGCTACAGGGATGGACGCTTTCACTCATGCAATTGAGGCATATATTTCAAAGGCTGCACAGCCAATGTCAGATACATTTGCAATAAAGGCAATAAAGATTATAAGTAGTAATATTTCACGGTCAGTGCTTAAAGGTGATATTGAAGCTAGGGAAAAAATGCTGCTTGGACAGATGTATGCAGGACTTGCTTTTAGTAATGCATCTACAGCACTTGTTCATTCAATGTCAAGACCCTTAGGAGCTTATTATAAAGTTCCCCATGGAATGGCAAATGCAATTTTGCTTACAGAGGTTATGAAATTTAATAGAGCTTCTTGTGCTGAAAGATTTAAAGTTATAGCGGAAGCTATGGGAGAAAATGTAGAAGGAAAATCTGTAAGAGAAGCAAGCTTGATTGCAGTAGATACTATAAAGTCTATTTTCTTGGAAACAGGGCTTCCAGTATCACTTAAAGAAGTTGGTGTAGACAAAGACAATTTTAGAAAGATGGCAGAAGATGCTATGGAAAGTAAAACTACAGCTCTTAATCCGAGAAAACCTACGGTAGAGCAGTTAGTAGAAATATATGAAAAGATATATTAA
- a CDS encoding Ger(x)C family spore germination protein codes for MKYKSTLFYILLFIFSISLYGCSTDKSELNEISLVVGMGIDKMSSDNSFVVTLEIINPNSTKDGNNGLKKENNSIIQTSTGNSIFDAIQNFSKNSSALLDFSHAKVIILSKELCESQSGVSEVMDYLNRNRQIRSTNWILISNKPAKEILKGKILNEASISNGINTMMSLFERSGSIVPMTINNFIIESKKESNSAFAPVIDIEKSKDSTAPRITVEKMAIFKNNRLIGILTSEESKNFFWMADYTKGHTDIFPLKSAKNNINITASVFKQSTQIIPHLTEEGFNMEIRCKGSAFIEQAENIDISPEDVSRFEYAIESVLKDELNKLITKSQKNLDTDFIGFSTKIYNNYPKKWFNIKKNWDKIFPNMKYEISFEIKLTNIGIIKDPVMRNEEETTK; via the coding sequence ATGAAGTATAAATCAACGTTATTTTATATTTTGCTCTTTATATTTTCAATTTCACTTTATGGCTGCAGCACGGATAAAAGTGAACTAAACGAAATTAGCCTTGTAGTGGGCATGGGTATTGATAAGATGTCCAGTGATAACTCCTTTGTTGTAACATTAGAAATTATCAACCCAAACAGCACAAAAGACGGCAATAATGGATTAAAAAAAGAAAATAATTCTATTATACAAACAAGCACAGGAAATTCTATTTTTGATGCAATTCAAAATTTTTCGAAAAATAGTTCTGCCCTGCTGGACTTTTCACATGCTAAAGTAATCATTTTATCAAAGGAATTATGTGAATCACAATCAGGAGTTTCTGAAGTAATGGATTATTTAAATAGAAATCGTCAAATACGAAGTACTAATTGGATTCTTATTTCAAATAAACCAGCTAAAGAAATCTTAAAAGGCAAAATTCTTAATGAAGCTTCAATTTCAAATGGCATAAACACTATGATGAGTTTATTCGAAAGAAGCGGATCTATTGTACCCATGACCATAAATAACTTTATTATAGAATCAAAAAAGGAGTCAAATTCAGCCTTTGCTCCTGTAATTGATATAGAAAAATCAAAAGATAGTACCGCTCCCAGAATTACAGTGGAAAAGATGGCTATTTTCAAAAACAATCGTTTAATAGGAATACTTACAAGTGAGGAATCTAAAAATTTTTTCTGGATGGCAGACTATACAAAAGGCCATACAGATATATTTCCCCTTAAATCAGCTAAAAATAATATAAATATAACCGCCAGCGTTTTTAAACAATCCACTCAAATAATTCCTCACTTAACTGAAGAAGGTTTTAACATGGAAATTCGATGTAAAGGCAGTGCTTTTATTGAGCAGGCAGAAAATATCGATATTAGTCCTGAAGATGTGTCTAGATTTGAATATGCTATTGAATCTGTACTAAAAGATGAACTAAATAAATTGATAACAAAGTCACAAAAAAATCTAGATACAGATTTTATTGGTTTTTCAACAAAAATATATAATAACTATCCAAAGAAATGGTTTAATATAAAAAAAAATTGGGATAAAATATTTCCAAATATGAAATATGAAATTAGTTTTGAAATTAAATTAACTAATATAGGAATAATTAAAGATCCTGTTATGAGAAATGAGGAGGAAACAACTAAATGA
- a CDS encoding spore germination protein, whose product MKKFFNSKNTSDLIYVQKLSDDRYNLPLNKSLSNNLNVLHELFSNCADVVYHKFVIHSMKCSCVLIFINGLSDIRSINESILPSIMNIKEVTESDLKCDHTVEIIKEYFLEIAKISEVSTIGQITNALLNGNTILLLDSDDIALEIETPGWKEKSVSDTDVEKVIRGPNEGFTQNISTNISQLRRKIKSSELKFEDFTVGKQTQTKISITYLQGIVDNNIVEDVKKRLSKIDIDSVLESGYIEELIEDTHYTLFPQIQHSERPDRVAAGILEGRIALLVDGTPCVLILPATLIQFLQTSEDYYERYTTTIFVRFIRLIFFVISLLLPGCFVAIILYHKEMIPTPLLISIMGAAHGVPFPIFIEALLMETAFEALREAGIRLPSPANQTVGIVGALVIGDAAVRAGVISPIMVIVIAITAIASFSIPSYDMGYAIRILRFSMLCLGAFLGLYGVLLGIIVLLIHLSSLSSFGVNYLSPLAPLNLKELKDILIRFPWPHMKCRPHFANNNNLHRQKSSYENGKDEKG is encoded by the coding sequence GTGAAGAAGTTTTTTAATTCTAAAAACACTTCAGATCTTATTTATGTACAAAAGTTATCCGATGATAGATATAATTTGCCCTTAAATAAATCTCTTTCAAATAATTTAAACGTATTGCACGAATTATTTTCAAATTGTGCTGATGTTGTTTACCATAAATTTGTTATACATTCAATGAAATGTTCCTGCGTACTTATTTTTATAAATGGACTTTCGGATATAAGATCAATTAATGAAAGCATATTACCTTCTATCATGAATATTAAAGAGGTTACTGAAAGTGATTTAAAATGTGATCATACTGTAGAAATAATTAAAGAATATTTTCTTGAAATTGCAAAAATAAGTGAAGTATCAACTATTGGGCAAATTACAAATGCTCTCCTAAATGGAAATACCATACTTTTACTAGATAGTGATGATATCGCTTTAGAAATAGAAACACCCGGATGGAAGGAAAAAAGCGTATCAGACACAGATGTTGAAAAAGTTATAAGGGGACCAAATGAAGGATTTACGCAAAATATTTCCACCAATATATCTCAACTCAGAAGAAAAATTAAATCTTCAGAGCTAAAATTTGAAGATTTTACAGTAGGGAAACAGACACAAACAAAAATAAGCATTACCTATTTGCAGGGAATAGTAGATAACAATATTGTTGAAGATGTAAAAAAGAGACTTTCCAAAATAGACATAGATTCTGTTTTAGAAAGTGGATATATAGAAGAACTGATAGAAGATACACACTACACATTATTTCCCCAAATTCAGCACAGCGAAAGGCCAGATAGAGTTGCCGCTGGGATTTTAGAAGGTAGGATAGCACTCTTAGTAGATGGTACTCCTTGTGTTTTAATACTTCCTGCTACTTTAATTCAATTTTTGCAAACTAGTGAGGATTATTATGAAAGATATACCACTACCATATTTGTGCGTTTCATAAGGTTAATTTTCTTCGTAATTTCACTGCTGCTTCCTGGATGTTTTGTTGCAATTATTTTATATCATAAAGAAATGATTCCTACACCTTTACTTATTAGCATTATGGGAGCTGCCCATGGAGTTCCTTTTCCTATTTTTATTGAAGCACTGTTAATGGAAACAGCTTTTGAAGCACTTAGAGAAGCAGGCATCCGTCTTCCTTCACCAGCTAACCAAACTGTAGGCATTGTTGGTGCCCTTGTCATAGGTGATGCAGCCGTTAGAGCTGGTGTTATCTCTCCTATTATGGTTATTGTTATAGCCATTACAGCTATAGCTTCTTTTAGCATTCCATCTTATGATATGGGCTATGCCATTCGTATTTTACGTTTTTCCATGCTGTGTTTAGGAGCGTTTTTAGGCTTATATGGAGTTCTGTTAGGTATTATTGTACTTTTAATTCACTTATCATCATTAAGCTCCTTTGGTGTAAATTATCTTTCTCCACTAGCACCTTTAAATTTAAAGGAACTCAAAGACATTTTAATAAGATTCCCCTGGCCTCATATGAAATGTAGGCCTCATTTTGCCAATAATAATAATTTGCACCGGCAAAAATCATCCTATGAAAATGGAAAAGACGAGAAAGGATAA
- a CDS encoding PucR family transcriptional regulator has translation MIVTCRNILNLPGLEKMKVVAGKGGLDRGITWAHVIEVPDVGDFVKGGELLFITGIAIGNNSEVLLKFIKDIISRNLSGLVINIGPYIKETPKGVIDFANTAGFPIFELPFEVKLIDVTQIICRAIFARNAHKESVNNFMREVIFEDINIDEEMLDRAILYGYKREKKYCSLIVDIDNFSSYIKKKNIDDEEIISNIKNRVQDIVEYVLDENNKKYFYAVQSDAFYFMVCSNVENIDRIAESIRNEISKRMGDITVSIGIGDECSDLKDFKCVILEAIKALKLSKIFGKKNCVIKYKGLGIFRLFFDIETNAEMKKLFDENLLKLKIYDEKNSSVLVKTLIAYLKENRNLGKTAEKLYIHRNTIKYRINRIEEILNCDLKDDETVFNIMLCIKIGVFLRLI, from the coding sequence ATGATTGTTACCTGTAGAAATATATTAAATTTACCAGGACTTGAAAAAATGAAAGTTGTAGCTGGAAAGGGCGGTTTAGACAGGGGAATTACCTGGGCACATGTAATAGAAGTACCTGATGTTGGTGATTTTGTAAAAGGAGGAGAACTTTTATTTATTACTGGTATAGCAATAGGAAATAATTCAGAAGTTCTCCTTAAATTTATTAAAGACATTATTTCTAGAAATTTATCTGGCCTTGTTATAAATATAGGGCCTTATATAAAAGAGACACCTAAAGGAGTTATAGATTTTGCAAATACTGCAGGTTTTCCTATATTTGAGTTACCTTTCGAGGTGAAATTGATAGATGTAACTCAAATTATTTGCAGGGCCATTTTTGCACGAAATGCGCATAAGGAATCTGTGAACAATTTTATGCGAGAAGTGATTTTTGAGGATATAAATATTGATGAGGAAATGTTGGATAGGGCAATTTTATATGGATACAAAAGAGAAAAGAAATATTGCAGCCTAATAGTTGATATTGACAATTTTAGCTCTTATATAAAGAAAAAAAATATAGATGACGAGGAAATTATATCAAATATAAAAAACCGTGTACAAGATATAGTAGAATACGTTTTAGATGAAAATAACAAAAAATATTTTTATGCAGTTCAAAGTGATGCATTTTATTTTATGGTATGTTCCAATGTAGAAAATATAGACAGGATTGCAGAATCTATACGAAATGAAATATCAAAGAGAATGGGTGATATTACTGTAAGTATAGGAATAGGAGATGAATGCAGTGATCTAAAAGATTTTAAATGCGTAATATTAGAGGCAATAAAAGCATTAAAGTTATCTAAGATTTTTGGAAAGAAGAATTGTGTTATAAAGTATAAAGGCTTAGGTATATTTAGGCTTTTTTTTGATATAGAAACCAATGCAGAGATGAAAAAACTATTTGATGAAAATTTACTTAAACTTAAAATATATGATGAAAAAAACTCCTCTGTGCTAGTAAAAACGTTAATTGCATATTTAAAGGAAAATAGAAACTTAGGTAAAACTGCAGAAAAGCTGTACATCCACAGAAATACTATAAAATATAGGATAAATAGAATAGAGGAAATATTAAACTGTGATTTGAAGGATGATGAAACTGTCTTTAATATTATGCTCTGTATAAAAATTGGGGTGTTTTTAAGATTGATTTAA